The following proteins are encoded in a genomic region of Mycobacterium kiyosense:
- a CDS encoding oxidoreductase, with product MERVAGKTAIITGAASGIGAETARRLAAEGATVVLADINLTGAATVAEQIGSQARPTRLDVTDGSAWTALLERVNTELGPVHVLVNSAGVASSAPIDDLAEAEFRRVMDINALGTFLGLQAVVPAMRRAGGGSIINVSSLAGLVGMAQSLAYCASKWAVRGMTRSAALDLGADRIRVNSVHPGVIDTPILGGIRDIVDQILPPNLPLGRIGRADEIANMILFLASDESSYTTGCEFTADGGWSAS from the coding sequence GTGGAGCGGGTAGCGGGCAAGACCGCAATCATTACCGGAGCAGCCAGCGGAATCGGCGCCGAAACCGCCAGGCGGCTGGCGGCCGAGGGGGCGACTGTTGTCCTTGCCGACATCAACCTGACCGGTGCTGCCACAGTCGCCGAGCAGATCGGGTCGCAGGCCCGACCGACAAGGCTGGATGTCACCGACGGCTCCGCCTGGACCGCCCTCCTCGAGCGCGTGAACACCGAGCTCGGCCCAGTGCACGTCCTGGTAAACAGTGCCGGCGTCGCCTCAAGCGCTCCGATCGACGATCTCGCGGAAGCCGAGTTCCGCCGAGTTATGGACATCAACGCCCTCGGTACCTTCCTCGGCTTGCAAGCGGTCGTCCCGGCCATGCGCCGCGCAGGGGGCGGCTCGATCATCAACGTGTCGTCTCTGGCCGGTCTCGTCGGTATGGCGCAGTCGCTGGCCTACTGCGCGTCGAAGTGGGCGGTGCGCGGCATGACCCGGTCAGCCGCCCTCGACTTGGGCGCAGATCGCATCCGGGTCAACTCCGTGCACCCAGGCGTGATCGACACCCCGATCCTGGGCGGCATACGGGACATAGTTGATCAGATACTTCCTCCGAACCTGCCTCTGGGCCGGATCGGGAGAGCGGACGAGATCGCCAACATGATCCTCTTCCTGGCGTCCGACGAGTCCAGCTACACAACCGGTTGCGAGTTCACCGCCGACGGCGGCTGGTCCGCCTCTTGA
- a CDS encoding similarity with UbiE/COQ5 methyltransferase, producing MIDNQDRLELTRSLLTKPAVLRHGYLDVLGESTAAPVPTLAQLAMNNSFVATVYEQLWRPMSFYLASGVTTGAEQRRAATALGLRGATTLLDVACGPGNFTAPLAEQLSTGSLAVGFDISEPMLTRAVQDNSGPRTCYVRGDARELPFHDETFDAVCCFGALYLIPEPFRVAQEMVRVLAPGGRIAILTSYYPAPQPLGFALSAGARLIGLTMFDSDAFVDLFTSAGLVDVEQQTQRVLQFVTAAKPR from the coding sequence ATGATCGATAACCAGGATCGGCTCGAGCTCACGCGCAGTCTGCTCACCAAGCCCGCAGTGCTGCGGCACGGCTACCTCGACGTGCTCGGAGAGTCGACGGCCGCACCCGTGCCGACGTTGGCTCAGCTCGCGATGAACAACTCGTTCGTAGCGACGGTCTACGAGCAGCTCTGGCGCCCGATGTCGTTCTACCTGGCCAGCGGTGTCACCACCGGAGCCGAGCAGCGTCGCGCGGCGACGGCCCTGGGTTTGCGCGGCGCCACCACGTTGCTCGATGTCGCTTGCGGGCCAGGCAATTTCACTGCTCCGCTGGCCGAGCAGCTGTCCACCGGCAGCCTCGCGGTCGGGTTCGACATCTCCGAGCCGATGCTGACCCGCGCCGTGCAGGACAACAGCGGACCGCGGACCTGCTACGTGCGCGGCGATGCCCGTGAATTGCCCTTCCACGACGAAACCTTCGACGCGGTTTGCTGTTTCGGTGCGCTGTACCTGATTCCGGAACCGTTCCGGGTGGCCCAGGAGATGGTGCGGGTGCTGGCGCCGGGTGGTCGTATCGCGATCCTGACGAGTTATTACCCTGCGCCACAACCACTGGGCTTCGCGCTGAGCGCGGGCGCGCGCCTCATCGGGCTTACCATGTTCGACAGTGACGCATTCGTCGACCTGTTCACCTCGGCGGGGCTGGTCGACGTCGAACAGCAGACCCAGCGGGTGTTGCAGTTCGTGACCGCCGCCAAACCGCGCTGA
- a CDS encoding TetR family transcriptional regulator: MPIPPASSLRETRRLETRARLSAAALDEISRRGLAGADVSSIAAAAGVVRGTFYFHFPTKEHVLIEVERTEETRIVSELGAAAGPLESVLARVVELVLDAERRLGAAVFRDMLGLHFSSTRPVEDELGRHPLAQFLVGVISRAQDGGQVSPDADSAELSMFFLTGLFALLATGAHDAALLNRYVTTIVKGMERS, from the coding sequence ATGCCCATCCCACCAGCCAGCAGCCTGCGGGAGACGCGGCGACTCGAAACCAGGGCACGCCTATCCGCGGCGGCGCTGGACGAAATTTCCCGGCGCGGCCTGGCCGGGGCCGACGTCAGTTCGATCGCCGCCGCGGCCGGCGTGGTGCGCGGAACCTTCTATTTTCACTTCCCCACCAAGGAGCACGTGCTCATCGAAGTCGAACGCACCGAGGAAACCCGCATCGTCAGTGAACTCGGTGCGGCCGCGGGGCCCTTGGAATCGGTGCTGGCCCGCGTCGTCGAACTCGTCCTGGACGCCGAGCGCCGGCTGGGCGCAGCGGTGTTTCGCGACATGCTCGGACTGCACTTCTCCTCGACCCGGCCCGTCGAGGACGAGCTGGGCCGGCACCCCCTGGCGCAGTTCCTGGTGGGCGTGATCAGCCGGGCGCAGGACGGCGGGCAGGTTTCCCCGGACGCAGACTCCGCCGAGCTCTCAATGTTCTTCCTGACCGGGCTTTTCGCGCTGCTGGCCACCGGGGCGCACGACGCCGCGCTGCTCAACAGATACGTCACGACGATTGTCAAAGGAATGGAAAGATCATGA
- a CDS encoding hypothetical protein (frameshifted, insertion at around 5294569;~possible pseudo due to internal stop codon) has protein sequence MLPDTAVHVLTNGRAFASPEIADAWATVGHPELSAGIPIYAAVDHIHDYVVQARGAFDQTVLGVLQLKDRSQRVEIRVVLHAITAPRLRETCSWNARNLPFVDHVALMGMEHTGFAIANEDTLWIDPVDYQEKLKAGVHILAAAGVSVSIYNLPLCVLDPSVRPFAVQSISDWKNAYIHE, from the coding sequence GTGCTCCCGGACACCGCGGTACACGTGCTGACCAACGGCCGAGCCTTCGCCTCGCCCGAGATCGCGGATGCCTGGGCAACGGTTGGTCACCCCGAACTCTCGGCAGGCATACCAATCTATGCTGCCGTCGACCACATCCACGACTACGTAGTCCAAGCCCGGGGCGCGTTCGACCAGACAGTGCTCGGTGTACTACAGCTGAAAGATCGCAGCCAGCGAGTTGAAATCCGTGTCGTATTGCACGCGATCACCGCGCCACGCCTGCGCGAAACGTGCTCATGGAACGCCCGGAACCTCCCCTTCGTCGACCACGTCGCACTGATGGGCATGGAACACACCGGCTTCGCGATCGCCAACGAAGACACACTGTGGATCGACCCCGTCGACTACCAAGAGAAATTGAAGGCCGGCGTCCATATCCTCGCAGCAGCCGGGGTGAGCGTATCGATCTACAACCTCCCACTGTGCGTCCTCGACCCCAGCGTGAGACCCTTCGCAGTGCAATCGATCTCAGACTGGAAGAACGCCTACATCCACGAGTGA
- a CDS encoding membrane protein: MPSIPQSLLWISLVVLWLFVLVPMLISKRDAVRRTSDVALATRVLNGGAGSRLLKRTGPAAGHRTDPDWQPEEEWDTDRIDGAYADADQDHDVDTDVVVGQRSAVATLTKADKAAADGGDDYLDVDIVDEDAPALPVGAGAAAADGAALLVVKDEVAEDEAEPVDETGTETETDADLAEDEYEYVDDSSGLEPEEDDEEDAPLTYASGASRRRRYDNKTAAAVSARKYAFRKRVLVVMALVLVGSAIAAFEVTSLAWWVCGIATTITLFYLAYLRRQTKIEEQVRRRRMRRMARARMGVENTEDRDYDVVPSRLRRPGAVVLEIDDEDPIFEHLDYAVAARNYGWPRDLPRAVGQ; this comes from the coding sequence ATGCCAAGCATCCCGCAGTCGTTGTTGTGGATCTCGCTTGTGGTGCTCTGGTTGTTCGTGCTGGTGCCGATGCTGATCAGCAAACGGGACGCGGTACGGCGCACCAGCGATGTGGCCCTGGCGACCAGAGTCCTCAACGGCGGCGCCGGTTCCCGCCTGCTCAAACGGACCGGACCCGCCGCGGGTCACCGCACCGATCCCGACTGGCAGCCCGAGGAGGAGTGGGACACCGACCGCATCGACGGGGCCTACGCCGACGCTGACCAGGACCACGACGTCGACACCGACGTGGTGGTGGGCCAGCGGTCCGCCGTGGCGACGCTGACCAAGGCCGACAAGGCCGCAGCAGACGGCGGGGACGACTACCTCGACGTCGATATCGTCGACGAGGATGCGCCCGCACTGCCGGTGGGTGCCGGCGCCGCCGCTGCCGACGGCGCGGCGCTGCTCGTGGTCAAAGACGAGGTAGCCGAGGACGAGGCCGAGCCTGTCGACGAAACCGGCACCGAGACCGAAACCGACGCGGACCTCGCCGAGGACGAGTACGAATACGTCGACGACTCTTCGGGTTTGGAGCCCGAGGAGGACGACGAAGAGGACGCGCCGCTGACCTACGCGTCGGGTGCGTCGCGGCGCCGCCGCTACGACAACAAGACCGCTGCGGCGGTCAGCGCCCGCAAGTACGCCTTCCGCAAGCGGGTGCTGGTGGTGATGGCGCTGGTCCTGGTCGGTTCGGCCATCGCGGCGTTCGAGGTGACCTCGCTGGCCTGGTGGGTGTGCGGGATCGCCACCACGATCACCCTGTTCTACCTGGCCTACCTGCGGCGGCAGACCAAGATCGAGGAGCAGGTGCGGCGGCGGCGGATGCGCCGGATGGCCCGCGCGCGCATGGGTGTGGAGAACACCGAGGACCGCGACTACGACGTGGTGCCCTCGCGGCTGCGGCGCCCGGGCGCGGTGGTCCTCGAGATCGACGACGAGGACCCGATCTTCGAGCACCTGGACTACGCGGTGGCCGCCCGCAACTACGGTTGGCCGCGCGACCTTCCCCGCGCCGTCGGCCAGTAG
- a CDS encoding transposase, with protein sequence MPKRYPEEFRRKVLDLVAAGRPVAQIAADLGISDQTIYGWRKQELIDTGQLPGLNRAEQAELTAANKRIRELENEVVILKRARELLREPDDPKGGTRP encoded by the coding sequence GTGCCCAAGCGTTATCCCGAGGAGTTCCGCCGTAAGGTGCTCGATCTGGTGGCCGCTGGCCGCCCCGTGGCCCAGATCGCTGCCGATCTGGGCATCAGTGACCAGACGATTTACGGCTGGCGCAAACAAGAACTGATCGACACCGGGCAACTACCCGGTTTGAACCGCGCCGAACAAGCCGAGCTGACTGCGGCCAACAAGCGCATCCGCGAACTGGAGAACGAGGTAGTCATCCTGAAAAGGGCTCGTGAGCTGCTGCGGGAGCCGGACGACCCAAAAGGCGGTACGCGGCCATAG
- a CDS encoding hypothetical protein (frameshifted, insertion at around 5306449,5306489) → MEVVRVAMHPGSVQGFGQLGRDGVPTFLLPANPVSALVVFEVMVRPLIRLSLGRRHPMRRVVQARTLSPITSVAGRKGYLRGQLMRDQESGEYLVQALGGGPGASSHLLATLAEANCLVVVPSGAEQIRTGEIVDVAFLAQHG, encoded by the coding sequence ATGGAGGTGGTCCGGGTCGCGATGCATCCGGGCTCCGTCCAGGGATTCGGGCAACTGGGCCGAGACGGTGTGCCGACCTTTCTGCTACCGGCCAATCCGGTGAGCGCGCTGGTGGTGTTCGAGGTGATGGTCCGTCCGCTGATCCGGCTGTCGCTGGGCCGACGGCACCCGATGCGGCGGGTGGTACAGGCGCGCACGCTCTCGCCGATCACCTCGGTGGCCGGGCGCAAGGGGTATCTGCGCGGTCAGCTGATGCGTGATCAGGAGAGCGGCGAGTACCTGGTGCAGGCCCTGGGTGGCGGGCCGGGGGCGTCGTCGCATCTGCTGGCGACGCTGGCCGAGGCCAACTGCCTGGTGGTGGTTCCCAGTGGGGCGGAGCAGATCCGTACCGGGGAGATCGTCGACGTCGCCTTCCTGGCTCAGCACGGCTGA
- a CDS encoding acetyltransferase Pat, producing MAELTGVGVEALAGMDIFRGCPVQDLLPLAARLSPLSAPAGQVLMRQGEQALSFLLIASGSAEVMHVGSDHAVIVEQAVPGMLVGEIALLRDIPRTATIATVEPLTGWIGDRDALNEMVHIPGIMDRLVRTVRQRLAAFITPIPVRLRDGSELMLRPVLPGDSERTVHGHVHFSSETIYRRFMSARAPSLAMMHYLAEVDYVDHFVWVMVDGSDPVADARFVRDQEDPTVAEIAFTVADAYQGRGIGTFLIDALSVAARADGVERFSARMLSDNLPMRTIMDRAGAVWQREDVGVIATVIDVPRELKIDAAMADQIKQVARQVIDVVS from the coding sequence ATGGCCGAATTGACCGGCGTGGGGGTCGAAGCACTCGCGGGAATGGACATTTTCCGGGGCTGTCCGGTGCAGGATCTGCTGCCGCTGGCAGCGCGCCTGTCTCCGCTGTCCGCTCCGGCCGGCCAGGTGCTGATGCGCCAAGGCGAGCAGGCGCTGTCGTTCCTGCTCATCGCATCGGGCAGCGCCGAGGTCATGCACGTCGGCAGCGACCACGCAGTAATCGTCGAGCAGGCCGTGCCGGGCATGCTCGTCGGCGAGATCGCTTTGCTGCGCGACATCCCGCGCACGGCGACGATCGCCACCGTCGAACCGCTCACCGGCTGGATCGGCGACCGGGACGCCCTGAATGAGATGGTGCACATCCCCGGGATCATGGACCGGCTGGTGCGCACGGTACGCCAGCGTCTGGCCGCCTTCATCACCCCGATTCCGGTGCGGCTGCGCGACGGATCCGAGCTGATGCTGCGTCCGGTGCTGCCCGGCGACAGCGAACGAACCGTGCACGGCCACGTGCACTTCTCCAGTGAAACCATCTACCGGAGGTTCATGTCGGCGCGGGCGCCCAGCCTGGCGATGATGCACTACCTGGCCGAGGTCGACTACGTCGACCACTTCGTCTGGGTCATGGTCGACGGCAGCGACCCGGTCGCCGACGCGCGCTTCGTGCGCGATCAGGAAGACCCGACGGTCGCCGAGATCGCCTTCACCGTCGCCGACGCCTATCAGGGACGTGGCATCGGGACGTTTCTGATCGACGCGCTGTCGGTGGCCGCCCGGGCGGACGGCGTCGAAAGATTTTCTGCGCGAATGCTTTCCGACAACCTGCCGATGCGTACCATCATGGACCGCGCCGGCGCGGTATGGCAGCGCGAGGACGTCGGGGTGATCGCCACCGTCATCGACGTGCCCCGCGAACTGAAGATCGACGCCGCGATGGCCGATCAGATCAAGCAGGTCGCTCGTCAGGTTATCGACGTGGTCAGCTGA
- the rimJ gene encoding acetyltransferase: MNLLRSSARHPGWPMTVGPLRVAAGVIRLRAVRMRDGAQWSRIRLSDRAHLEPWEPSADGDWAIRHSTAAWPAVCSSLRAEARKGRMLPYAIELDGQFCGQLTIGNVTHGALRSAWIGYWVSSECTGGGVATGAVALGLDHCFGPVRLHRVEATVRPENAASRAVLAKVGFREEGLLRRYLEVDRGWRDHLLVGLTVEEVYGSVASTLVRAGRASWV, translated from the coding sequence GTGAACCTGCTGCGTTCCAGTGCCCGGCACCCGGGTTGGCCGATGACGGTGGGCCCGCTACGGGTTGCCGCGGGGGTGATCCGGCTGCGCGCGGTGCGGATGCGCGACGGCGCGCAGTGGAGCCGGATTCGGTTGTCGGATCGGGCGCACCTCGAGCCGTGGGAACCCAGCGCCGACGGTGACTGGGCGATCCGTCATTCCACTGCCGCGTGGCCGGCGGTGTGTTCGAGTCTGCGTGCCGAGGCGCGCAAGGGCCGGATGCTGCCCTACGCGATCGAGCTGGACGGGCAGTTCTGCGGGCAGCTGACCATCGGCAACGTCACGCACGGGGCGCTGCGCTCAGCGTGGATCGGCTACTGGGTGTCCAGTGAATGCACCGGCGGCGGCGTGGCAACCGGAGCCGTAGCGCTGGGCCTGGATCACTGCTTCGGCCCGGTGCGACTGCACCGGGTGGAGGCCACCGTGCGCCCGGAGAACGCGGCCAGCCGCGCCGTGCTGGCCAAGGTCGGGTTCCGGGAAGAGGGCCTACTGCGCCGATATCTCGAGGTCGACCGCGGTTGGCGCGACCATCTGCTGGTGGGGCTGACGGTGGAAGAGGTGTACGGGTCGGTGGCATCGACGCTGGTCAGGGCCGGTCGCGCCAGCTGGGTCTGA
- a CDS encoding hypothetical protein (frameshifted, insertion at around 5294569) has protein sequence MKPLVLSARTPTADIIGLGAQRRSWRLRPPSTVPTDARDAALITHHGEWTLAQAHGYHVAIGRRARPDDVMLNYVRLPAAFAELGDGDVLSIHPPSGRVRVLYRRSSRHNYFLVTERCNNYCLMCSQPPKKSRRRLADRRDRRHSAAR, from the coding sequence ATGAAACCGCTCGTCCTGTCCGCTCGGACGCCGACGGCTGACATCATCGGACTGGGTGCACAGCGGCGATCCTGGCGACTGCGGCCCCCCAGCACCGTCCCGACCGACGCCCGCGACGCCGCACTCATCACCCACCACGGCGAATGGACACTGGCCCAAGCGCACGGCTATCACGTCGCCATCGGCCGCCGCGCGCGCCCGGACGACGTGATGCTGAACTATGTGAGGCTGCCCGCCGCGTTCGCCGAACTCGGCGACGGCGACGTGCTGAGCATCCACCCGCCATCCGGGCGAGTGCGGGTGCTCTACCGCCGCTCCTCGCGCCACAACTATTTCCTGGTCACCGAACGCTGCAACAACTACTGCCTCATGTGCTCGCAACCACCCAAGAAAAGCCGACGACGGTTGGCTGATCGACGAGATCGCCGACACTCTGCCGCTCGTTGA
- a CDS encoding transposase: MAAEGLPVQLACRLLSVAESGYYEWRSRPPSARAVRHAWLTEQIRAVHSASRGTYGARRVHAELTLGLGLQVGHNQVELLMARAAIKGLPGNRRPRPRHETPTAADLVERMFTREAPNRLWVTDITEHRTYEGKVYCAVVLDTFSRRVVGWSIDSSQTAALVTNALSMAIANRDPQGGGVIHSDHGVQFTSWAFTDRAKRSGLVPSMGSIGDCYDNAMIESFWGRMQTELLNRKRWKTRIELANAIFDYLEIFHNRQRRHSALGMRTPIEFELLHQSAQPVA, from the coding sequence ATGGCCGCGGAAGGACTGCCCGTGCAGCTAGCCTGCCGACTGTTGTCGGTGGCCGAATCGGGCTATTACGAGTGGCGCTCACGACCGCCGTCAGCGCGGGCTGTTCGTCATGCGTGGCTGACCGAACAGATCCGCGCCGTGCACAGCGCCTCACGGGGCACCTACGGCGCCCGCAGGGTCCACGCTGAACTGACCCTCGGGCTCGGACTGCAGGTCGGCCACAACCAGGTCGAGTTGTTGATGGCGCGGGCAGCGATCAAGGGGCTGCCGGGTAACCGCCGTCCTCGGCCGCGTCACGAGACACCGACAGCCGCTGATCTGGTCGAGCGAATGTTCACACGTGAAGCGCCAAATCGGTTGTGGGTCACCGACATCACCGAACATCGCACCTACGAAGGCAAGGTGTACTGCGCGGTGGTTCTTGACACCTTCTCCCGCCGGGTCGTCGGGTGGTCGATCGATTCCAGCCAGACCGCAGCGCTGGTCACCAACGCGCTGAGCATGGCCATCGCAAACCGTGATCCGCAGGGCGGTGGCGTCATCCACTCCGACCACGGCGTGCAATTCACCTCTTGGGCATTCACTGATCGAGCCAAGCGCTCGGGGCTGGTGCCCTCGATGGGCTCGATCGGGGATTGCTATGACAACGCAATGATCGAATCATTCTGGGGCAGAATGCAAACCGAGCTACTCAACCGCAAACGCTGGAAGACACGCATCGAGTTGGCCAACGCCATCTTCGACTACCTGGAAATCTTCCACAACCGCCAACGCCGCCATTCCGCCCTCGGGATGCGCACTCCGATAGAGTTCGAACTGCTACACCAATCCGCCCAACCCGTGGCCTGA
- a CDS encoding luciferase-like protein, which translates to MQVGVTMPMGKHPLRAYPEMARAAEQSGFDSVWTYEVYENPLAVLAAVAMRTDRIQLGTGVVTALARTPFELANAAADVDDLSDGRLLLGVGLGIPGLMATLHGAAIDRPLSRMREYVLALRSSWAYLSGGEAEDLSGDYYQFTPLPGNPLGTRTVRRRVPLYLGGMNPKMIQLAGELGDGLVGGGYSRTFVTDVVRPNLAIGAERAGRDAAELDTITQVVCCVHPDREVAMRRARIHVGQLVLNPVSDGVIDAHGLRKQVDEVRDAIMSGGPAALAEVTDDELVRTFSIAGTPDEGREQLACWEGVIDHVMLHPPYVPPLSADETADAYQQVLDAFRRGSDAQ; encoded by the coding sequence GTGCAAGTCGGCGTGACTATGCCTATGGGTAAGCATCCACTGCGGGCATACCCCGAGATGGCGCGAGCTGCCGAGCAGTCTGGTTTCGACTCGGTGTGGACCTACGAGGTGTACGAGAACCCCCTGGCTGTCCTGGCCGCCGTCGCGATGCGCACCGACCGGATACAGCTCGGTACTGGAGTCGTCACCGCCTTGGCCCGGACGCCGTTCGAGCTGGCCAATGCCGCGGCCGACGTCGATGACCTGTCCGATGGCCGGCTACTGCTCGGCGTCGGACTGGGCATTCCTGGGCTGATGGCTACCCTGCACGGCGCGGCGATCGATCGACCGCTGTCCCGCATGCGGGAGTACGTGCTGGCGCTGCGGAGCAGTTGGGCCTACCTCAGTGGCGGCGAGGCCGAGGACCTCAGCGGCGATTACTATCAGTTCACCCCGCTGCCGGGTAACCCGCTGGGCACTCGGACAGTGCGCCGGAGAGTTCCGCTGTACCTCGGCGGGATGAATCCGAAGATGATTCAGCTGGCCGGTGAGCTTGGCGACGGACTGGTAGGCGGCGGTTACTCGCGGACATTCGTCACCGACGTGGTGCGGCCAAACCTGGCCATCGGTGCCGAGCGGGCCGGTCGCGACGCCGCCGAACTCGACACGATCACCCAAGTGGTGTGCTGCGTGCACCCGGACCGAGAGGTGGCGATGCGCCGCGCCCGCATCCACGTCGGTCAGCTGGTGCTAAATCCGGTCAGTGACGGGGTTATTGATGCTCACGGACTGCGCAAACAAGTAGACGAGGTACGCGACGCCATCATGAGCGGCGGCCCGGCGGCGCTGGCGGAGGTGACCGACGACGAGCTGGTGCGCACGTTCAGCATCGCCGGCACCCCCGACGAAGGTCGCGAACAATTGGCCTGCTGGGAAGGTGTTATCGATCACGTGATGTTGCATCCGCCCTATGTGCCACCGCTGTCCGCTGACGAGACGGCCGACGCCTACCAGCAGGTTCTCGATGCGTTCCGCCGAGGAAGTGATGCCCAGTGA
- a CDS encoding Baeyer-Villiger monooxygenase, whose translation MNGQVNDSVRQERGAIVIGGGISGIAAVVRLRKEAGIDDVLLIEKSDGLGGTWNDNTYPGAACDIPSLLYSFEFAPNPNWSRMFAPQPEILAYVRRVADELGVTDRALLGTEVTRTVWDEDTQRWLVDTTNGAFAAATLVFGVGALNEPFIPNVPGVADFQGVQFHSARWNHDHDLRGKRVAVVGSAATAVQVVPSIQPDVAHLTYLQRTAGWVMPKPDWRTSRLEYALYRRSTTLLRFARWLQFTFDDLVLMLFLRVRLARLLHVVGRLHLLASVRDPKLRRTLTPHHVIGCKRFMTSNVYYPALTRTNVTVVGHGLKEVRKHSIVAEDGSEHEVDTIIWATGFHTVDPPFLARLLGRNGRTLAEVYGDNPKAYMGSSVPGFPNAYQIWGPNAGTGCNFVMVQAQLNYIVAALRTRVELGAASLDIRAEVVDAWKQEQREKHAKAVFGAGGCDSWYQDPSGDVHAVYAGTMRHMLRRSRRVDATMFHATTRRALLPAVG comes from the coding sequence GTGAACGGTCAGGTCAATGACTCCGTCCGCCAGGAGCGAGGTGCGATCGTGATCGGCGGAGGAATCTCCGGGATTGCGGCGGTGGTCCGGCTGCGCAAGGAGGCCGGGATTGACGACGTTCTGCTCATCGAGAAGAGCGACGGCCTCGGCGGCACCTGGAACGACAACACCTACCCCGGCGCCGCCTGTGACATCCCGTCACTGCTGTATTCCTTCGAGTTCGCTCCCAACCCGAACTGGTCGCGGATGTTCGCCCCTCAGCCCGAGATTCTGGCCTACGTGCGACGAGTGGCCGACGAGTTGGGGGTTACCGACCGCGCCCTGCTGGGCACCGAGGTGACCCGGACCGTCTGGGACGAGGACACCCAGCGCTGGTTGGTGGACACCACCAACGGAGCCTTCGCTGCGGCGACCCTGGTGTTCGGTGTCGGCGCCCTCAACGAGCCATTCATACCGAACGTGCCGGGCGTCGCGGATTTCCAGGGCGTCCAGTTCCACTCCGCCAGGTGGAATCATGACCATGATTTGCGCGGCAAGCGCGTGGCGGTGGTCGGGTCCGCCGCTACCGCCGTGCAGGTTGTCCCTTCGATTCAGCCGGACGTGGCTCACTTGACCTATCTGCAACGGACAGCAGGATGGGTGATGCCCAAGCCGGACTGGCGGACCAGCCGGCTCGAGTACGCGCTCTACCGTCGTTCGACGACCTTGCTGCGGTTCGCCCGTTGGTTGCAATTCACCTTCGACGACCTGGTGTTGATGCTCTTTCTGCGCGTGCGCCTGGCCCGGCTGCTGCACGTGGTCGGGCGGCTGCACCTGCTGGCCAGCGTGCGCGACCCGAAGCTGCGCCGGACCCTCACGCCACACCATGTAATTGGCTGCAAGCGATTCATGACATCGAACGTGTACTACCCCGCGCTTACCCGTACCAATGTCACCGTGGTCGGACACGGGCTGAAAGAGGTACGAAAACACTCCATAGTCGCCGAGGACGGCAGCGAACACGAAGTGGACACCATCATCTGGGCGACCGGCTTCCACACCGTTGACCCGCCGTTCCTAGCCCGGCTGCTCGGACGAAATGGGCGCACCCTGGCAGAGGTGTACGGGGACAACCCCAAGGCGTACATGGGCAGCAGCGTCCCGGGTTTCCCGAACGCGTATCAGATCTGGGGCCCGAATGCGGGCACCGGCTGCAACTTCGTGATGGTGCAGGCCCAGCTCAACTACATCGTCGCCGCGCTGCGCACACGCGTCGAACTGGGCGCGGCCAGTCTGGACATTCGGGCCGAGGTGGTCGATGCCTGGAAGCAAGAGCAACGCGAGAAGCACGCAAAGGCGGTGTTCGGCGCGGGCGGCTGCGACAGCTGGTACCAGGACCCCAGCGGCGACGTACATGCGGTGTACGCAGGAACGATGCGCCACATGCTCCGCCGCAGCCGCCGCGTGGATGCCACCATGTTTCATGCCACCACCCGGCGGGCGCTGCTGCCCGCCGTCGGCTGA